The nucleotide window TACTTCCGCGGCAGCCGCGTGCAGTGCGTCCTCTGCCCGAGGAACATGTACCTCAGAGGCTACATCTTCGACGCCAAGAGACCTACCGACTCCATCTTTTGCAGCCACCACCAGAAGGCAATCGTCGTCGACCAGGAGCTGCCTTCGTCGTCGTTGTCGGACGGGCGCCGCCAGATCGTCAGCTTCCTCGGCGGCCTCGACGTGAGCTATGGACGCTACGACACGCAGTCCCACTCCCTGTTCAGGACGCTGGGCACGGGGCAGGCGCACAGCAAGGACTTCAACCAAACCAACTTCAGGGACGAGGGTGCGACGCTCGAGAAGGGCGGGCCCAGGGAGCCATGGCACGACATCCACGCCAAGGTCGAGGGCCCTGTGGCATGGGACGTGCTCCACAACTTCGAGCAACGATGGAGGATACAAGGCGGTGACAAGGAGCACCTGGTCGACCTTGTAGCCATCGAGGGCAAGGTCGCACCGTCCTCATTGCCAGTGACACTCCCCGGCGACCAGGAGGCGTGGAGTGTGCAGCTGTTCCGGTCCATCGACAACATGGCCACCGTGGGCTTCCCCGACTCCATGGAGGCTACCTACGAGGCCGGCCTCGTCCAGGACAAGCACCATGTGTTCGAGAGGAGCATCCAGGACGCCTACATCCATGCCATACGTGCCGCAAAGAGCTTCATCTACATCGAGAACCAGTACTTCATCGGCAGTTCCTTCCAGTGGAAGTCCGGCGTCGGCATAGATCCGGCGGCAGTCCAGGCGAATCACACGATCCCCAGAGAGCTGTCTCTCAAGATCGTGAGGAAGATCGAGGCCGGTGAGCGCTTCGCGGTCTACGTCGTGGTCCCCATGTGGTCGGAAGGCTACCCTACGCATATGTACAGGCAGGCGATGCTGGACAACCAGAGGAGGACCATGTCCATGATGTACAACGACATCGCCGCTGCGCTGCAGGCCAAGAACATAGACGCCGATCCCAGGGACTACCTTACCTTCTTCTGCTTAGGGAACCGCGAGGCGAGGAACCCAGAGGGCGGCGAGTACCAGCCTGCGAAAAGCCCAGAGGACGGGACGGACTATGCCAAGGCGCAGAATGCACGCCGGTTCATGATCTACGTTCACTCCAAGATGATGATAGGTACGTAATATCTCCCCTCTGTTATTGTGTGCTTGCATTGCTTGATCGCTAACTAATATGCACGTCTCGTCTTGTTCAGTTGATGACGAGTACATCATTGTCGGATCTGCCAACCTCAATGAGCGGTCCATGGCGGGGAACAGGGACACCGAGATTGCAATTGGCGCGTACCAGCCGCACCGCATCAACACCGGTACTGAGCTCGCCAAAGGACACGTCCATGGCTTCCGGATGTCGCTCTGGTATGAGCACCTCGGCAAG belongs to Triticum urartu cultivar G1812 chromosome 7, Tu2.1, whole genome shotgun sequence and includes:
- the LOC125524834 gene encoding phospholipase D alpha 2-like yields the protein MANLRLHGTINATIVGADNIQDRSRHTGIVPSFLGNIVQGVQETTGLGKGLPRVYAAIYLGSACVARTRTIAVPSTGIARWNEPLRAYCAHHAADVVISVMIEQLGLADDTVLGSAYLPALELLNSDDTIDRWFDVLGANRKKLWDGPKIQVQINFRDVADQGLAWGGGVGVGGAKVPHTFFSQRTGCKVTLYQDAHASEEFDPKIQLDGGGLYKPGHCWEDLYDAISNARHLVYITGWSVFPHITLVRDGEQQETLGELLKRKASEGVHVLLLVWNDVSSIEGVYEAGLLDTRDELTEKYFRGSRVQCVLCPRNMYLRGYIFDAKRPTDSIFCSHHQKAIVVDQELPSSSLSDGRRQIVSFLGGLDVSYGRYDTQSHSLFRTLGTGQAHSKDFNQTNFRDEGATLEKGGPREPWHDIHAKVEGPVAWDVLHNFEQRWRIQGGDKEHLVDLVAIEGKVAPSSLPVTLPGDQEAWSVQLFRSIDNMATVGFPDSMEATYEAGLVQDKHHVFERSIQDAYIHAIRAAKSFIYIENQYFIGSSFQWKSGVGIDPAAVQANHTIPRELSLKIVRKIEAGERFAVYVVVPMWSEGYPTHMYRQAMLDNQRRTMSMMYNDIAAALQAKNIDADPRDYLTFFCLGNREARNPEGGEYQPAKSPEDGTDYAKAQNARRFMIYVHSKMMIVDDEYIIVGSANLNERSMAGNRDTEIAIGAYQPHRINTGTELAKGHVHGFRMSLWYEHLGKTHDDFLRPGSVECVRRVNKMADEYWNLYVGDELTSDLPGHLLTYPVAVSKAGTTWMIPGFEFFPDTQARVLGKPTGHDDYFMST